In Panicum virgatum strain AP13 chromosome 5K, P.virgatum_v5, whole genome shotgun sequence, the genomic window TTTAGAACAAACCAAATCATGGAGTCATAGTCTTTGTCTTGGTAATGAAGTTTTGAAGCACCCAACAGGTTAATACCATGACCAAAAATAGAGTAACCATTGGGTGAGATGTTCTCTTCTCCATCTAAGTTTCTTTCAGGCCTAGTGAACCTACTAATGATGTCACTAAAATATGTTGAGCACTGGGTCATACACTCATAGGCAGTGTATGCCTCCGCAATAGATCCTTCAAGTCTTGCTTGATTGCGGACGAAACGCTTAAAGGTGCCCAACCTTCTCTCAATGGGATACATCCATCCATACTGCACTGGTCCCCTAAGGAGTGCCTCATCAGGTAAGTGTACTGCTAGGTGAACCATAACATCAAAGAATGCTGGAGGATAAATTTTCTCTAGCTTGCAAAGGATAAGCACAATATCTTCCTTCATCTGGTTTAGTGCATCAACCTTTAGAGTTTTGGAGGAAAGTTGTCTAGAAAAAGTACCCAATTCAGTAATTACTTCGTATACATCTTTGCGCACCAAACCACGAAGGCCAGCATTATATGACAGTCATGTGTTTTCAGCCCATGTATTGATCCTCCTCCCTCCATATTGACACATCTTGATATATTGGAGGCATAGCCATCTGGAAACTTAACATTGCTCACAAATTGCAAgaacttcttcttgtcttctggTTTTAGAACATAACAAGCTCTTGGCTTTGATGATGAACTACCACTGTCATCTAGCAAATGAAGCTCTTTTCTTATACCTCTGTCCTCCAAATCTAGTCTAGCAGCGATGGTGTCCTTTGTCTTGTTTGGAATATTAAGTAGAGTTGACAAAATGTTTTCACATATGTTTTTCTCTATGTGCATAACATCAAGGTTGTATTGTAGCTTCAATTTTGACCAGTATGGTAAATCATACAAGCTAACCTTCAGATGCCATACTGGTTCATCTTCATTACGTCGTCGTTTTCTTGATTTTGGCTTATTATCTGGATTCTTGCCTGGAACATAGCAAACTTCATCCAACCTTTCCATAACCTCATCTGCACTAAATTTcctgggcttctctcttttttcatgCTTGCCATTGAAAGATTTGTTTGTCCTCCAAGCATGGTCATTAGGGAGGAAACGTCTATGGTCTATGAAACCAATTTTGTTTCTAAGACATTCGGAGCATGGATTCTCATCACAGTGCACACATGCAAAGTAACCCTTAGTGGTTCTGCCTGACATGGTGCCTAATGCAGGGTAGTCATGGATTCCCCACAGAATCGTTGCACGCAGGCTGAAGTCTTTGCCTTCAACTGCATCATAAGTTTTTACACTCTTCCAAAGCTCTATCAAGTATGCTATCAAAGGCTGCATGAACACATGGAAATCTTTGTCTGGTGATTTTTTGCTTGGAATTAGTAAAGCAAGCATATAATTGGATTGGTCCATGCACATCCATGGTGGAAAATTGTATGGTACAACTATCACTGGCCATATGCTATATGAATTACTCATCTGACCAAATGGGTTAAATCCATCAGTAGCAATGCCTAACCTCAAACTGCGGGGATCATCTGCAAAAGACTTGAAAGTCTCATCAAAATCTTTCCAAGCTTCCCCATCAGCAGGATGTCTCATTTCATTCTCAATGGGTACCCTCTTTTCCTTGTGCCATCTTGCATATTGTGCCCGCTGCTTTGACATAAAAAACCTTTGAAGGCGTGGAATTATTGGAAAGTAACGGAGGACCTTGTGAGGAACTTTCTTTCTGCCCTCCTTGTTCACTTTCCATCTTGTGAAGCCACAAACTGGGCAATGATCATCGCCTTCATGGTCCttccaaaacaaggcacaatcATACTTGCACACATCAATACAAACATAACCAAAACCAATCTTCCGAAGCACCAAAACCAATCATCTCGTTATAGGACTTAGGAAGTCCGGGCACATTCTTCAAAGATGAAGAAAGCAACTCAAGGAATGCATCGAACCCAGATGTTGTTATCCGATTGTACACTTTTATATGCAGCAGTTTAATAATGAATGATAGCCTAGTCTCCTCGGTGCAACCTGGATAAAGTTCACGCTTTGCCTCTTCCATGAGTTGTTTATATAAGTTACCACCAAAGCCATGGCTTGCTGCGTCGCGCAAATCTTGAATCAACCCCTGAACTCCCCTTGCACCGTCATCTACGACATCTTCAAGTTGTCCTTCCTCGTCAAGTGTTGCCTGGTCATTTCCGTCCAATGACATATCTTCAGGTACAATAGCGAGTTCTCCATCTTCATCTTGTCCAACATCATCTTGTTCCTCTCCATGGTGAACCCACCTAGTATACCACCTAGACATACCATTGAGTTCGATATCCTTGTGTACATCATCTAGGCTTTTCTCTATCTGGTTCAGGCATTTTTGGCATGGGCACTTGATTTTCTCATCTGCACTATATCTACCTCTGACATATTCCATGAATTGCAGAACACCAGACAAAAAGGCCGGCAAAAATAGTGCACTGTTATAAATCCAACTTCTATCCATCTCGAACTAGATAAAATTAGGTGCAAAGAGTAACAAATCCATCATAAATCCCTCGACTAAAGTAAAAACACTGGAAGAATCGAAAGATGTACACATCGATTTGCTCACCTTTTTTTGTGAGCCACTGAGCTCACCTTGTGGGGGTTGTTGCCGTGGCTGCTGGTGGGCGGTGGAGCAGCTCGTTTTGCCGGACAAGATCCACTGCGGGTTCGATGGGTTCGAGGGGATGGGCGCGAGATGCAggtgaggggaggggcggcagcTGCAGATGATTTTTTGCCGGTGAGGCAGCAGGTTGGGGCGGCGGGATGGCCAGCGGCAGCTGCAGGtgctggtcgccggcgaggcagTAGGTTGGGGCGGCGGGATGGCCAGTGGCAGTGGCCGAGCAGCCAAGCTGAGCTTCGTAgctaagttttttttaaaaaaaagatatagAAACCGGCAGCATAAGTGAAGTACCCCTACTATATGACATGTGGACCCAGATGTTATTTAGGCTTGAGTGCCAAGTGGTCCACCGTatcaatgacatgtgggccaAGATCTTCATTAGCCTCTCTTGCTCCCTGTGAATTGCTCACACATTTGTGTTTTTAATCCTTGGCAAAATCTTGTAACAAGTTTTTCTCCTACATACTATCTCAAAATCTGAtgctttttttataaaaaattctaaaatcatgatctgtcaaattgttgtgttgATTTTGGTCATATTTTCATGTTACAAAGTTTGAACGATTAAAAAGTTGAATTTAAAAGAATATACAACATCAATCCATAATTTGAAACTCCAAATGACTTCAAGTACAAAAGTCATGAACACGAGAGTTGTTCGACTCATGAAGTCCAACAATTGTTATTTTGGCCATTTGCCCATTTGACAAAGTGAAAGTAAAGTAGTTCATAAAATCTACAATCTCTCTTATAGTTCCATGAACTATAAGTGAGATATGTCATTTTCATGAACAAACTTACAGCCACTTTGTCGAATGAACAAACTACCAAAACAAAAAGTGTGCATTTTCATGAGGTGTGCAATCTTTGTGTTCATCACTTTTTAATTTGAAAGTATTTAGTACACCAATTTTTTGTCCAGAGACCTAATAGAACTCAAAGGGTCACTGACAAGTGGACCTGCTGCATCAGAACCAACTTTGCCCCAGTCTAGGACCAGCCACCGACAATCTGGCTCCACCCATCAGGCCAAAATTTTCACTGCCGCACCTAGCTCTCTCCCGCGCTATCCCGCTCGCCGACACACGGGACCCACCCCACCTCCCGCTCAAGCCATCCAAACCACCTCCCCCCCACCTTATCCTCTTGCCCAGTCAGACAATGGGGAAAAATCCCCGCAGACCcgcgcaaaccctagcgccgccccgccgccgctcgcggccCCTCGCCACCGCTACTCGCGCCCACCACCCCGCTATCCCTGAAGCCCACCACGCCAACTAgcatggcctcctcctccctccccgcaaCTTAGCGGCACCAAGCGCGGTTCCACCTCAAcgccggaggccggcgagccccgTCGACGTCCTGAACATTGCTCCGACAGCGTCGCCGGACGACATCCACGTGCACTCCTCAACGCCGGCTGTACTCTGCTTCCTCCTGCTCCAAAGGTACTCTgtttcctccttctcctccattGCTTGTGTGTTCTGCTAATTGTTCGAGACCTTTGGTTCCAGTGCTTGTGTGTTTTGCTAATTGTTCTCTGTCTGACTAATAAAACTTGCCCATGGCTGTACGTAACTTGCTATGTTATTCTTGATTGTTATTTTTCCTTCTTTCTAAGATTTCAAAGAATACTGATTTGTTAGTTCTTTTCCATCTCTTTTACAGAAATTGAATCTAGTTTCTGCTTTCTGTGCGTTTGATGAAACTAAGTAAGAAATGACAAAAACCCAGTATGAGCTGGACAGGGATGAAAGGGTAAGGGATATCGAGGAACATTTTAAGTCTCTTGGCATTCCAATATTACCTCAGGAAGTTAGAGATGTTATTTCCAAAAAGGAAAAGTGCAAAAGGAAGACAGTAGTGTCTGACAATAGCGATTCTGACAAAGAATATGACCCATCCTCTGACATTGATAACCAATCTGAGAGTGATGATGACCTAAATAATGAGGATAATACTGAGGTGAGATGCATTACTAGGCCAATTAACGAGTATCTTGTCAGTCTTTTTCAATCATGTACTTCATTATAGTCATTTAATGTACTTCACACTTGTTCCTTAATTGATAAGATGCATGTTTCTCTTGGCAGGTAGGAGCGATGGTTCCAAGAACTCGCCCTCAGCAGAAGAAGCAAAAGATGGCACAAATGGCAGCTGCAAAACAGCTGCCACCGCGCACGCCTACCAGATTGACTAGGCAACAGGCAGCCATGCCTTCGCCTGGAGGCCGTCCACCACCTAGGGAAAGACTGCCCTTGCCTCCTAAGACCACTTCGAAAGCCAACCCTAAAACTAATCCCATTTCCAGTGCCAGCAAGCTGCCTAGTCCTTCTAGATTACCCAGCACCAGTCAACCACCCGTATCTGCGCCTGGTGGAAACACTGAGCATAGTACTCCTACTCCTACAACTAGTGTTGACCACTCATATCCTATAGAAACCTCACCAGGTGTACAGAGCTCTAGGCAAAGCAATGACATCAATgactcaaatgtccaagttgatGCCGATTTAGAGGGTCATACAAATGAAGGAGAACCAGTTGGTGACTTAGTTCCAGGTAATCAATATGTGTTTCCAACCATTATTATCTACATTCAATATCTACATTTGTGGATGCTATAATAACCTAGTTTGCATGTTGTTTGCCAATGCAGCACCCCGAAAGGAAGTCCGCAAGAAAACCATTGGGGTTGGCTTAGAGAAGATGATAAAGAGAGGAAACAAGCTGGCTATCCAAGTGGCTGAAGGGAAGAAAAGACCTGATGTCCCACTTCAAGCTGCGAAGCTGGCATCAGAAACTGGTGTAGCTCTTAGAGACAAGCTGCCTATCTACACATCTTGGAAGCTTTATGAAAGAGATGGGGGCCCAACAGAAGTACAAAAAGTCCTTGACAAATTGGCGGTGAGACACCTATTTCACTATAGCTACTTTCTTTCATTACTAGCTCTACTCCCATGTAAGgaattttttctaataaatgaTTTGTGTGGCTCCAGAATAGGTTGGATGTCGATGTTAAGAATGAGGGACCAAGCAAATCTGCATGCACTGATATCATTAAGAAGGGAGTAAGGCAGCAGAGGTATCACATAAAAAGGAAGTACTTCGATGAGTCCCTGACAAAGGAACAGCTGTTGGCCAAAGAACCTCCACGTAAAATGAAGAAAGAGGAGTGGATCAAGCTCGTAGAGTACTGGTGTGACCCAAAGAATCAGGTCCATGCCCTGCATCACTGCTTTTGTTAATATGCAATCAAACTGTGCATGTGAATTAAAAGTTTGTATTGCATTTGTGGTGCAGGAGAAATTTGCAAAGAATAAAGTAAATCGAGGCAACATGCAGCTTCACCAAAAAACGGGTTCTAGGTCCTACATAGCCCATCGATACAGCCTGGTAATACTATTGCTTTCACTTTTGGGGTACTATACTACACACTTTTGGGTTGCTTTtgggttgtttttcaaattctTTATGTGGTTATTTTGTTCTATATGCACACTGATTGCCTGGTGTTGGCCTGGATCCTTTTGTTACTACGCAATGCAAACTGAGATGTGTGCTTCAAAGTAATCCAAGGCTTTTACATGCTGCAGAGGCCTAAGTACAACAACAGTGAGCCAGATGCTGTAAAGTTCTTTGGGAAATGTATGAATAGTCAAAAAAATGGTCGCACTCCTCTTGCCAATGATATATATGTAAGTTCCAAAAGGATTGGATACATCTGTTGTACTAAAATACATGTTGTTTCAACACTGTTCTGCGGCCTTGTTATGAAGTGCATTCTTTTTATGTAGGAACGAATGGTGGCAGAGAAGAATAGAGAGccagaagaaggagaagcacaAAAGTCCCCATCCAAGATTGTTGATGAAAGTCTTAGCCAGATCAGCCGCTCATCCACATTTCTTCCTAACATTGGTGCCCCTCGACCGTCAAAGACTGGTCAGTCCTCATCGACAGCAGCACAAGCACGCATGCAAGCTCAGTTTGAGGCAGCCCTCCAAGCTGAAAGAGAGGAATCTGCTAGGAAGCAGGAAGAGTTGAAGGCACAGCTTCAAACTCAGCAGGCCGCACTCGAAGAAAACCAAAGTTTGCTGCGGCAGACCCAAGAGCAAGTGAGGGGGATGACTATCAAGTTTGAGGAGACTAATGAGCTGCTGCGAGCTGTCCTGAAATTTCAGAAAGAATGAGGTACGAATGCAGTTTCTGAGGATGAGGCCTTTGCCTAAGCTTTTGCTACATTGCTTCAACTTAGTCTGTGCTTGGAACTTCGTTAGAACTATGCGCCATCTGGTTGTATGTTATATTCTGCATATATTTTTATGTTTGCTGGAACCTGGAACTATGTGCCGGAACCTAGAACCTGGAACTATGTGGTTGAACAAGTATGCTGCAAGTTTGTGGTTGGAACATGTGTATGCATGATGGCTTCGGTGAATTGTGTTATCACTTGGGATGTCAATCTGTGAATTCTCAATGATTTATGAATTGTGATGTCAATCCTGTGGATGATGGCTTTGATGATATATGTGTATTATACTTTTGTGTACTATGATGAAAGATCAGTGGGTTGTCACTGAATATGCATGCCATGCTCGTCATGAATGAAATGACAATTAGTGACGCCACACATCCGTCTGCAAATGTGAATAAATACCATACAAAACAGTACAAAACATGACAAAATATAACTGTCACATAATCTACAAACCCATACATGACAACCCTGTGGCGtcataaaaaaaatccaaacttGTTCTTTGGCTGACCATTTGTGAGGACTCGTACATAACGTGACGCATTGACTAACTAATATATGATAGAATTAGTTGTCATAAAAGGTAACAATGTGTGACGCTATAAGGATTCCGTCACAAAAGATACAGACATTTTGTGACGACGGACCATAAAACCGTCACGAGGTACATTATGTGACGGTCGTTTTGTGACGACCTCGTGACGCGGGGATTTTCATCATAACATATTTTTTATGACCAATTTTGTACTTTATATGACAGATTCGGTTTGTCATACAAGCCAAGAATTCTTGTAGTGCACTAATCCTAAGGCATGGGCCAAGTACTCCCTAGCTGCGTCAGAGAAGAAGCTACTAAGTCGCTGGGGGGCTTCACGAAGATGCTCCACCAGACTCTTGTTACCAGCATCTTCCTCCTCGACCATCTCGACGACTACCTTTGCCGTAGCCTCAAGATCAGCCAACTGCTGGGCCTTCTGATCACGATCAGCCGCCAAATCCTTGATTTGCTTCATGTCCTTGACCAGCTGCTTGTCAGAGTCAGCTTAATCTTGGTCAGCTTCTCCATAGCATCTGTTTGGCGATACATAACATTGGTCAAGTCAGTCACCAATTCAACCTTTCTCAACAACAAACTTTTATGCTCTGTCAAAGCAAGGTCAACATGAGCACAAAAGACAAAAGCTACTCGAAAACTACAAGCaccaaagaaggaaaagaatgcctttcttctccttggcaaGGGCCTTTGCCTTCTCCTATAGCTTGGAGGCCTTGTCTTGAAGAGCAGAAAGAATTGTCCTGCTCCAAAGCTTCGACTCGGGCCTCCAGAAGTCCGACCTTCTCTAACTGATCCTGAGAAGATATTtcaagagcagccatcttctccaGCTGCTGcgtgttgatgcaaaaatcaacaaactagaatccgagggcaagtgttcaccaagcacggaaagtagaccaagcgtgccagtcagttTGACTTGAAATTGACaaaggagaaaacaaagtccaattcgagagcgtatcggttgggattccgaatatctctcagacaGGTGTATCGACAGGCTCTGCCGATATAGTAAACGGCAAAAAGATATTGAATGCAAGCGTATGATAAACAAGCGCGTCGGCaagatcagccgatgcactaaacgacaaaaccggctttggaTAGCCGATCGTACatataacaagatctaagctacgaatgtgtaacttagatgatgcaggctaaaacagatctaaactggctcttgagataacaaaagtgttattGCAAAACCTAAAGctgatctaatatgtttttagatgtgataatggccaaaaagcgtaGGAAagcctacaaatctagccgatatcgataaattgtgaataaatctagacgagacaatagcgatgcgcccggaagtcaaagcctagataaactcgataacttttgaatagatttgaacgaaaccACTGCGATGcccccggtagctaaagctcaaatatactcggtaaaatgaaaactcactagcaaatcaagtcgctcgaatgtgaggcgtccttgatcaacttgaaagaacttgttgaaaaaagaaaagaaaaggcgaagtcgccgaaaaagtgcaaaggaattgtaaagttgtgttgtattggatgtgtatcaagtttttccggtcccttacaactgatatatatagcctagcgctatcaagtcctagccgattacggcacaCATTACTTGACTCTAAAGAAAAGACTTACTAAAGATAAGCTATTCTAAATATTACAACCAAATTGTCAAGAtcctcgtagagtccggatcctctcctccttcctttactccatcggcaactctccatcggccgagcatCAGAGCTAGCGGATCAGTATCTTCGAAGCATATTCCcctggtccatcggacggactccatcggccgattccaaccctgtgcattttttggtttcttccaaat contains:
- the LOC120709831 gene encoding uncharacterized protein LOC120709831, encoding MDRSWIYNSALFLPAFLSGVLQFMEYVRGRYSADEKIKCPCQKCLNQIEKSLDDVHKDIELNGMSRWYTRWVHHGEEQDDVGQDEDGELAIVPEDMSLDGNDQATLDEEGQLEDVVDDGARGVQGLIQDLRDAASHGFGGNLYKQLMEEAKRELYPGCTEETRLSFIIKLLHIKVYNRITTSGFDAFLELLSSSLKNDHEGDDHCPVCGFTRWKVNKEGRKKVPHKVLRYFPIIPRLQRFFMSKQRAQYARWHKEKRVPIENEMRHPADGEAWKDFDETFKSFADDPRSLRLGIATDGFNPFGQMSNSYSIWPVIVVPYNFPPWMCMDQSNYMLALLIPSKKSPDKDFHVFMQPLIAYLIELWKSVKTYDAVEGKDFSLRATILWGIHDYPALGTMSGRTTKGYFACVHCDENPCSECLRNKIGFIDHRRFLPNDHAWRTNKSFNGKHEKREKPRKFSADEVMERLDEVCYVPGKNPDNKPKSRKRRRNEDEPVWHLKVSLYDLPYWSKLKLQYNLDVMHIEKNICENILSTLLNIPNKTKDTIAARLDLEDRGIRKELHLLDDSGSSSSKPRACYVLKPEDKKKFLQFVSNVKFPDGYASNISRCVNMEGGGSIHGLKTHDCHIMLAFVVWTYQMKDDGYFKSINITGRCYKDDPFIMATDATQVFFLEDTKLGPCWRVLQEFGHRHIFYAEESHTNQPIHEQVQMRCQEAYQEEHISSTDGAVRDIPPDMDLLHMDNEPGSPISTDLVESIRRQKHIAQGDEADREDEDENEDETYLEYHSPEEGNTLGEDSDVD